In Cryptococcus gattii WM276 chromosome A, complete sequence, one genomic interval encodes:
- a CDS encoding Hypothetical protein (Similar to TIGR gene model, INSD accession AAW41401.1; CNA06740), translating to MDESDLHAIDAQLRAIRVDDGPPRKPLLLDKMFMRAVQWSGSSKMHQYDESPTPPPPSPPRQPEIYPLPRGIPEQPYGPSPLSMLFKYEELVPLVLENFDKPSDWAKLCRVSKEWCRIGRKKLYEHVWVRPWEDGPHVKLVRLFETLHRQPELCRLIRRLDVRFFPLATCGEERSDLDDHVQLAMSNMCNLESLIWTRDKSLNPTLLETISRLPHIQSIEISGHSYRYYDPSLLGTFGSLEDLRIMMPDPHMKSKLVSLVTALDEREQGGLKGLDIICQSSSLIDDTILKVMAPRLRNLRRLTFWGCTRVTREGIFSILNEVGPNIQELSLDALPHSNLLDLTSSTPLPQLQTFSLSITIPHRESTSAAHTLSIFNLPALPVSPSLSALHLTISGSKPFLPLETWITFQGQLSENLKKLSLINLVITSPETFSAILQSLPNLEELYVTATHPSIMLSIPALYTSSLRIFHVNFTLPSASISSRGAVAEYLHSLADKMEQIEQIGSANMVFEVHRRMEDDGERVVKLCRWSRTFLPGYFQVWRA from the exons ATGGACGAATCAGATTTACATGCTATAGACGCTCAGCTGCGGGCTATCCGTGTTGATGATGGACCTCCCAGAAAGCCTCTACTGCTAGACAAGATGTTCATGCGGGCCGTACAGTGGAGTGGCTCTTCAAAAATGCATCAATACGATGAGTCTCCTACCCCTCCACCTCCGAGCCCACCCAGACAGCCAGAAATATACCCTTTACCCCGGGGCATCCCCGAACAGCCTTATGGCCCATCACCTCTGTCAATGCTCTTCAAATATGAGGAACTCGTACCGCTAGTACTGGAAAATTTTGATAAGCCTTCGGACTGGGCAAAGCTATGTAGAGTTTCCAAGGAATGGTGCAGAATTGGAAGGAAGAAACTGTACGAACATGTCTGGGTGAGACCTT GGGAGGATGGACCGCACGTAAAA CTGGTTCGTTTGTTCGAGACTCTACATCGGCAGCCAGAGCTGTGCCGTCTCATCCGTCGACTAG ATGTAAGGTTTTTTCCACTGGCTACATGTGGTGAAGAGAGGTCAGATCTAGATGATCACGTCCAACTGGCCATGTCTAACATGTGTAATCTTGAGTCGTTAATATGGACG CGAGATAAATCTCTCAATCCTACTCTTCTTGAGACCATCTCTCGCTTACCGCACATTCAGTCGATCGAGATATCTGGCCATTCTTATAGATACTATGACCCGTCGCTCCTGGGTACGTTCGGCTCTTTAGAGGACTTGCGGATCATGATGCCAGATCCCCATATGAAGAGCAAGCTAGTAAGTTTAGTAACAGCTCTCGATGAACGAGAGCAAGGAGGACTAAAGGGACTTGATATCATTTGTCAA AGCTCGTCGTTGATAGACGACACCATACTCAAAGTAATGGCACCTCGACTCAGAAATCTCCGACGATTGACATTTTGGGGATGCACCCGCGTCACCAGGGAGGGTATCTTCTCAATATTGAATGAAGTTGGGCCCAACATCCAAGAACTATCTCTAGATGCACTCCCACATTCCAATCTGTTAGACCTGACATCTTCAACACCACTCCCACAATTACAGACGTTTTCCTTGTCGATAACTATACCCCATCGGGAATCTACTTCTGCTGCTCATACTCTCTCGATCTTCAATCTTCCTGCTCTGCCCGTCTCCCCATCATTGTCAGCTTTACACCTGACCATTTCCGGGTCAAAACCATTTCTACCACTCGAGACCTGGATTACGTTTCAGGGTCAGCTCTCCGAGAATCTCAAGAAACTCTCACTCATAAATCTCGTGATAACCTCACCAGAGACCTTCTCGGCTATCCTACAATCACTCCCTAACCTAGAAGAACTCTACGTCACCGCCACACATCCGTCCATCATGCTATCAATCCCTGCACTTTACACTTCTTCCCTCAGGATATTTCACGTCAATTTCACGTTACCTTCTGCCTCAATATCAAGCCGAGGAGCTGTTGCAGAATATCTCCATAGTTTAGCAGACAAGATGGAGCAGATCGAGCAAATAGGCAGTGCAAATATGGTATTTGAAGTACATAGACGTATGGAGGACGACGGAGAGCGAGTAGTAAAGTTATGTCGATGGTCACGTACATTTCTACCGGGATATTTTCAGGTCTGGAGAGCGTAA
- a CDS encoding Alpha-mannosidase, putative (Similar to TIGR gene model, INSD accession AAW41087.1) — protein sequence MGIYNPITSSNLDYPQRTTAAEYKHLGSIRGRLDQFIGGHYAGYNLSSLLFAHRLDDSQHAKLEVWSAPGLTKPSFEEAKRQTFKSTKKGESFGPSWTNHWFKVTLHIPNEWSDYERVQFEFDCSGEAMIFTTDGDPIHGLTGGFGGDRRVEFIIPRSARNAGVAHYYIEASCNGMFGINDMDPPDPDRYYQLNSADLVVPNEEAWRLMWDFNTIHQVYNTLPGDSALAKKAQWVANKIMNVFETGSLESVARGREVAQTILGRDWEKNIQEESENAGMEKGVLWGIGHCHIDTAWLWPFHVTQQKSARSWSTQCDLMDRYPEHRFSATQAQQFKWVEQLYPSLFARIKEKVSEGNFQPLGATWVEMDTNLPSGEALIRQFLYGQRYYESRFGFRSDTFVLPDTFGYSSQLPQISRQAGAKNFFTQKLSWNSINNFPHSTFNWVGLDGSQVLTHMTPVNNYNSQCNIDDIRRGITGHKNLDVTSQALLLFGNGDGGGGPTPPMLEKLRRARAIGQHPDAGGQLPLVKMGGSFSEFFDSVRKETENGIRLPYWRGELYFELHRGTYTSHASIKKGNRKSEILMRQAEYAATIASLVDTDYEYPKECFDTAWEDLLLCQFHDVLPGSGIAMIYEDAEKKYAALHSSITDILNEANSILFKQSTPLPSSSLAEVQSQIFAVNTIPNYPRREVVEVHLGEEKATSLRQVSAQVTDDQKKGWLLMSTEKDGGMVALPKGIYASPRVTIVLEKDGVAMMSNDNLSLKIKDGRIASVYDKILEKELIAPGQTSGLVIMEDHPNSWEDVDDFHLEKQKHLKFGSLRVKANGPLRGIISTTCQVGRSLIQIDIIMDAIEASVKASARSMIRFEAVVDWKEKHQFLKFELPFDIYSDFATYDTQFGTIARPTHRNTSWDAAKFEVCAHKFADLSEYGYGVAILNDCKYGHATQGNIMRLSLLRAPTKPDADCDIGTHSFSFAIYPHSGTFIESDVAQVAHAFNSPLSLRCAPKEFLTNASPLAKASPFALEGAANVMLETIKRGENDQVSGDKAKTIILRVYEHLGGHAKVKLNIRHLAVMKAELVNILEDHLETLHLYPLDDKEKATSPFEDEKNPHSGDSVYVQLSLRGYEVQTVRLTVKGKGSKAEPEGWIKL from the exons ATGGGAATCTATAACCCTATCACATCCTCCAATCTGGACTACCCTCAGAGGACTACTGCGGCTG AGTACAAGCACCTCGGGTCTATTCGCGGCCGTCTTGATCAATTTATC GGGGGCCATTACGCCGGCTATAACCTCTCCTCTCTTTTATTTGCTCACCGCTTAGACGATTCACAACATGCCAAGCTCGAAGTATGGTCAGCCCCCGGTCTCACTAAGCCCAGCTTTGAAGAAGCCAAACGCCAAACTTTCAAATCTACCAAGAAAGGCGAATCCTTCGGGCCAAGCTGGACGAATCATTGGTTCAAAGTCACTCTTCACATCCCTAACGAATGGTCAGATTATGAGAGGGTCCAGTTCGAATTTGACTGTTCTGGTGAAGCCATGATATTTACCACAGACGGTGATCCGATCCATGGCCTGACGGGTGGGTTTGGGGGCGACCGACGTGTTGAATTTATCATCCCTCGCTCCGCTCGGAATGCTGGAGTCGCCCATTATTATATCGAGGCAAGCTGTAACGGCATGTTCGGTATCAACGACATGGACCCTCCTGACCCTGATAGGTACTATCAATTGAACTCCGCTGATCTGGTAGTGCCCAACGAAGAAGCATGGAGGTTGATGTGGGACTTCAACACAATCCACCAAGTGTACAATACTCTCCCGGGTGATTCGGCTCTGGCCAAAAAGGCACAGTGGGTGGCCAATAAGATAATGAATGTGTTCGAGACGGGAAGCCTGGAGAGTGTGGCTAGGGGGCGAGAAGTCGCTCAAACTATCCTTGGTAGAGATTGGGAGAAGAATATTCAGGAGGAGAGTGAAAACGCTGggatggagaagggagTACTCTGGGGCATTGGACATTG CCATATTGACACTGCCTGGCTCTGGCCTTTCCATGTGACACAGCAGAAATCAGCTCGATCTTGGTCGACTCAATGCGATCTCATGGACCGTTATCCCGAACATCGCTTCTCCGCTACCCAAGCTCAACAATTCAAATGGGTCGAACAACTTTATCCCTCGCTTTTTGCTAGGATCAAAGAAAAGGTATCTGAGGGTAATTTTCAACCCCTTGGAGCGACGTGGGTTGAGATGGATACGAATCTACCCTCAGGTGAAGCTTTGATAAGACAGTTCCTGTATGGGCAGAGATACTATGAGAGCAGGTTCGGCTTTAGATCTGATACATTCGTTTTGCCTGATACTT TTGGTTACTCCAGTCAGCTCCCTCAAATTTCTCGGCAAGCAGGCGCCAAAAATTTCTTCACGCAGAAGCTGTCATGGAACTCTATCAACAACTTCCCCCACAGTACATTTAACTGGGTAGGATTGGATGGATCTCAGGTCCTGACGCACATGACCCCTGTAAATAACTACAACTCTCA GTGTAATATCGACGACATTCGACGAGGAATTACTGGTCACAAAAACCTCGATGTCACTT CTCAGGCTCTTCTCTTGTTTGGCAACGGCGACGGTGGCGGCGGCCCCACTCCTCCCATGCTGGAGAAACTCCGTCGAGCTCGAGCTATCGGGCAGCACCCCGATGCAGGAGGTCAACTGCCCCTCGTCAAGATGGGTGGGAGTTTCTCCGAGTTTTTTGATAGCGTTAGGAAGGAAACAGAAAATGGGATCAGGCTACCTTACTGGAGGGGTGAACTATACTTCGAACTGCATAGAGGAACGTATACTTCGCATGCTTCAATTAAAAAGGGTAACAGGAAGAGTGAAATTCTTATGAGGCAGGCAGAGTATGCTGCCACGATAGCCAGCCTTGTTGATACTGATTACGAGTATCCCAAAGAG TGCTTCGATACTGCTTGGGAGGATTTGTTGCTTTGTCAATTCCACGATGTTTTGCCTGGAAGTGGTATCGCTATG ATCTACGAAGATGCTGAAAAGAAATATGCTGCCCTCCATTCTTCAATCACCGATATTCTGAATGAGGCAAATTCCATCCTCTTTAAGCAATCAACTCCTCTaccctcttcttctcttgcAGAAGTCCAAAGCCAGATATTTGCCGTGAATACAATTCCCAATTATCCTCGTCGGGAAGTAGTTGAAGTGCATCTAGGGGAAGAAAAGGCTACTAGCCTTCGACAAGTGTCTGCGCAGGTCACAGATGACCAAAAGAAAGGGTGGTTGTTAATGAGCACAGAAAAGGATGGAGGAATGGTTGCGCTACCCAAGGGGATTTATGCCTCACCTAGAGTGACGA TCGTTCTGGAGAAAGATGGCGTAGCCATGATGTCAAACGACAATCTCTCTTTGAAAATTAAAGACGGGAGAATTGCTAGTGTCTATGACAAAATTTTAGA GAAAGAGCTTATTGCTCCCGGACAGACAAGCGGCTTGGTTATCATGGAAGATCATCCGAATTCTTGGGA GGATGTTGATGATTTCCATCTTGAGAAACAAAAGCATCTCAAATTTGGCTCACTGCGTGTCAAAGCGAACGGTCCTCTGAGGGGCATCATTAGCACCACCTGCCAAGTTGGAAGAAGTCTTATCCAGATTGAC ATCATTATGGACGCTATTGAGGCTTCTGTAAAAGCCAGCGCCCGCAGCATGATACGGTTCGAGGCCGTTGT TGACTGGAAAGAGAAACATCAATTCCTGAAGT TCGAGCTTCCCTTTGATATCTACTCTGATTTTGCTACCTATGATACGCAATTCGGAACTATTGCTCGGCCTACCCATAGGAACACAAGCTGGGATGCTGCCAA GTTCGAGGTCTGCGCGCATAAGTTTGCTGACTTGTCCGAA TATGGATATGGCGTCGCAATCCTCAACGACTGCAAATATGGCCA CGCCACACAGGGTAATATTATGCGTCTTTCGCTTTTGCGAGCCCCTACGAAACCAGATGCAGATTGCGATATTGGAACGCATTCGTTTTCATTTGCCATTTATCCCCATAGTGGTACTTTTATTGAAAGTGATGTGGCCCAAGTCGCGCATGCTTTCAATTCACCATTGTCCC TGCGTTGTGCTCCAAAAGAATTTTTGACAAATGCTTCGCCTTTGGCCAAAGCATCTCCCTTTGCACTTGAAGGGGCTGCCAATGTAATGCTGGAGACCATTAAACGAGGCGAGAACGACCAAGTCTCTGGTGATAAGGCCAAGACTATCATTTTAAGAGTATACGAACATCTCGGTGGTCATGCTAAAGTTAAGCTCAATAT AAGGCATCTGGCCGTGATGAAGGCTGAGCTCGTCAACATCCTGGAAGATCATCTTGAAACTCTTCACCTCTATCCATTGGACGACAAGGAAAAGGCAACTTCCCCTTTcgaagatgaaaagaatCCTCATTCCGGTGATAGCGTTTACGTCCAGCTGAGTTTGAGGGGATACGAGGTGCAGACTGTAAGATTGACGGTAAAGGGTAAGGGAAGTAAGGCAGAGCCGGAAGGATGGATAAAGCTGTAA
- a CDS encoding Ubiquitin-protein ligase, putative (Similar to TIGR gene model, INSD accession AAW41085.1) has protein sequence MQGTPNTMDYNDLDSANGRRLPSGGLTWTSEGPVLQMEDAVVETVVTHTTRTTTSFQPITLPRVPSPEYLNLPDHLSTDKYPLANQPAPSDMRLFTMTLGGRRVIVQDESAPGESGIEMSGPGWKRTLLNGSKAEVKKGAEVADESLNFLQALNRSKGKEKKREYEERGDAPTSPIINNISARRSPPRKKIRGLDEINIPTGVNRALLSPLPSPEHESTPLSCTAPPAQAPNMGSGTELSALFSLPSLVSHFDGLPDRLQQHLLMHLLRRSRMPTLQRISNFVSTALRRDFITQLPHEVAIQILKSVDGKSLASASRVCKKWKRIIDMERSVWKARLLDDKLWCGFGTEEQEESLVVERYEALDLRDQLEGRRINYQAVSGEDEQMFSPTLGHDLPDRPTPLKHVYRRRYQDQKNWIHTRPEHSSFTGHGTNVITCLQFDEDKIVSASDDHSINIYNTSDGQLRKRLDGHEGGVWTLQYKGHTLVSGSTDRTVRIWDLEDLRMTYVFSGHTSTVRCLQIVEPVWEEETQSYQPPVPMIVTGSRDATLRVWKLPQKDDPLYDGIVEEEQTELIGPDINPFHMHLLEGHSLAVRAIATHGRICVSGSYDMSVRVWDIVKGTSLHVLTGHESKVDETLVYSIVYDPYRKRCASGSLDNTIKVWDIVSGQCLHTLQGHTSLVGLLGLSPNYLVSAAADTSLRIWDPNSCQLKNILASHSGAITCFQHDETKVVSGSDGTLKLWDVKTGTFVRDLVVGISSVWQVSFHKNLLVAASNRNGATVFDVFRFGQPSAQDVDDPSLDNLQPPRWERWAAEKRRRLEMEEKKKRKGRGHKARTESAWDDRLEKVGDPSMSSWKAVLPYAPTGQFGYPVEGKESHEGASLRPPPAFGFKALSHVGSSKGSAQYQLSSAQSGSDNAMHRSLHDLSGSPTPTGIAGRRVGLMTATARRGEGSNGTRVELLPGSVVDPVYTELSSASTVAVEEGYQDDEGEEDEEMEDADEHIY, from the exons ATGCAGGGTACACCCAACACAATGGACTATAATGACCTAGATTCTGCAAATGGCCGCAGGCTACCTTCTGGAGGCCTGACATGGACCAGTGAAGGACCGGTCTTGCAGATGGAAGATGCTGTCGTTGAGACTGT TGTCACGCATACGACACGTACAACAACATCGTTTCAACCCATTACTCTTCCTCGAGTCCCCTCCCCAGAGTATCTCAATCTCCCGGATCACCTTTCCACTGACAAATATCCTCTGGCGAACCAGCCCGCTCCCAGTGACATGCGCCTGTTTACTATGACCCTTggagggagaagagtgaTTGTTCAGGACGAAAGTGCCCCTGGAGAGAGTGGAATTGAAATGTCTGGCCCTGGGTGGAAAAGGACTCTGTTGAATGGCAGCAAGGCTGAGGTTAAGAAAGGCGCCGAAGTAGCAGACGAGAGTTTGAATTTTCTTCAAGCCCTTAACAGGTCAAAAGgcaaagagaagaaaagagaatATGAAGAGCGAGGTGATGCTCCCACATCACCAATCATTAACAATATCTCTGCTAGGCGAAGTCCTCCTAGAAAGAAGATTAGAGGGCTGGATGAGATCAATATACCTACAGGGGTAAATCGAGCACTATTATCGCCACTACCCTCCCCTGAACACGAGTCTACGCCTCTTTCCTGTACGGCGCCCCCAGCTCAAGCACCCAATATGGGTTCCGGCACTGAGCTTTCGGCATTATTCTCTCTCCCGTCTCTTGTCTCTCATTTCGACGGCCTACCCGATCGTCTGCAACAACACTTACTCATGCACCTCCTCCGTCGCTCCCGTATGCCCACCTTACAACGCATATCGAATTTCGTATCCACCGCTCTTCGCCGGGATTTTATCACCCAACTTCCACACGAGGTCGCCATACAGATTCTCAAATCAGTCGATGGCAAGAGTTTAGCCAGTGCCTCCAGGGTGTGCAAAAAATGGAAAAGAATCATTGATATGGAAAGAAGTGTATGGAAGGCGCGGTTATTAGATGATAAGCTCTGGTGTGGCTTCGGTAcagaggaacaggaagagagTTTAGTTGTTGAGCGATACGAGGCTCTAGACTTACGTGATCAACTGGAAGGGAGACGTATTAACTATCAAGCAGTATCTGGCGAGGATGAGCAAATGTTTTCGCCAACTTTGGGTCATGATCTACCTGACAGACCCACTCCTCTCAAACATGTGTACCGTCGTCGGTATCAGGATCAAAAGAACTGGATACATACTCGGCCCGAGCATAGTTCGTTTACTGGACACGGTACAAACGTCATTACGTGCCTTCAGTTCGACGAGGATAAGATCGTTTCCGCGTCGGATGATCATTCAATTAACATCTACAACACGAGTGACGGTCAGCTTCGCAAGCGTCTTGATGGACATGAGGGTGGCGTGTGGACGCTTCAGTACAAAGGTCACACCCTTGTCAGTGGTTCAACGGACCGGACAGTGAGGATATGGGATCTGGAAGATCTCCGAATGACTTATGTGTTCTCTGGACATACCAGCACCGTTCGATGCCTCCAGATTGTTGAGCCAGTgtgggaggaggagacACAATCCTATCAGCCACCTGTCCCTATGATTGTGACTGGATCCAGGGATGCAACACTGCGTGTCTGGAAGCTACCCCAGAAGGATGACCCTCTATACGATGGTATC gtggaagaggagcaaACCGAGCTCATTGGACCTGACATAAACCCTTTCCACATGCACCTCCTTGAAGGCCATTCTCTTGCTGTTCGAGCAATCGCCACTCATGGCAGGATCTGTGTGTCGGGCTCATACGATATGAGCGTTAGAGTATGGGACATCGTGAAGGGGACCAGTCTTCATGTTTTGACAGGACATGAATCGAAAG TTGACGAAACTTTAGTGTACAGCATTGTCTACGACCCCTACCGCAAGAGATGTGCCTCGGGCTCTTTGGACAACACCATCAAGGTCTGGGATATAGTTTCGGGTCAATGTCTTCATACCCTCCAAGGGCACACTTCTCTTGTGGGCCTTCTCGGTCTGTCTCCTAACTATCTTGTCTCTGCTGCTGCCGATACCTCTCTCCGCATTTGGGACCCCAATTCTTGCCAACTCAAGAATATCCTTGCTTCTCACAGTGGCGCAATCACGTGCTTTCAGCATGATGAAACGAAGGTTGTTTCGGGATCGGATGGAACCCTGAAGCTCTGGGATGTAAAAACTGGAACATTTGTTCGAGATTTGGTTGTGGGGATCAGCTCGGTGTGGCAGGTCTCCTTTCACAAAAACCTGCTGGTAGCTGCGTCAAATCGGAATGGCGCAACTGTTTTTGATGTCTTCAGGTTTGGCCAGCCGAGTGCACAGGATGTAGATGACCCCTCTCTTGACAATCTGCAACCACCAAGATGGGAAAGATGGGCCGcagagaagagaagaaggttggaaatggaggagaagaaaaagagaaagggtCGTGGTCACAAAGCTCGTACTGAGTCAGCCTGGGATGACAGACTCGAAAAAGTGGGAGACCCAAGCATGTCATCCTGGAAAGCTGTATTGCCTTATGCCCCGACCGGACAGTTTGGTTACCCTGTCGAAGGTAAAGAATCACATGAAGGCGCAAGCCTCCGACCTCCCCCAGCATTTGGTTTCAAGGCTCTGTCCCATGTAGGATCTTCGAAAGGCAGTGCGCAGTATCAGTTAAGTTCGGCTCAATCTGGATCAGACAACGCTATGCATCGGAGCCTTCATGATCTCTCGGGTAGTCCTACGCCGACTGGCATTGCCGGGAGACGGGTCGGGCTCATGACCGCTACGGCCCggagaggagagggatCAAATGGGACGCGTGTCGAATTGCTGCCTGGCTCGGTTGTTGATCCCGTATATACTGAGTTGTCGAGTGCTAGTACAGTTGCGGTGGAGGAGGGCTATCAGGATGACGAGggtgaggaggatgaagagatggaagatgCTGATGAGCATATATATTGA
- a CDS encoding RNA splicing-related protein, putative (Similar to TIGR gene model, INSD accession AAW41086.1), translating to MAGRDPRDRAPRVRNRAPAAVQITAEQLLREAQERQEPAIQAPKQRVQDLEELSEFQARKRTEFESRIRYSRDSILAWTKYAQWEASQNEYERSRSVFERALDVDPRSVDLWIKYTDMELKARNINHARNLFDRAITLLPRVDALWYKYVYLEELLLNVSGARQIFERWMQWEPNDKAWQSYIKLEERYNELDRASAIYERWIACRPIPKNWVTWAKFEEDRGQPDKAREVFQTALEFFGDEEEQVEKAQSLFAAFARMETRLKEFERARVIYKFALARLPRSKSASLYAQYTKFEKQHGDRSGVELTVLGKRRIQYEEELAYDPTNYDAWFSLARLEEDAYRADREDGENVEPTRVREVYERAVANVPPALEKRYWRRYIYLWLQYAAFEEIDTKDYDRVRDVYKAAVKLVPHKTFTFAKLWLAYAYFEIRRLDVSAARKVLGAGIGMCPKPKLFTGYIELEMRLREFDRVRTLYEKFLTYDPSLSSAWIQWTQVESAVEDFERVRAIFELAVQQSLDMPEIVWKAYIDFEAGEGERERARNLYERLLERTSHVKVWISYALMEIATLGGGEDEDGIEIEGEAGNADLARQVFERGYKDLRAKGEKEDRAVLLESWKSFEQEHGDEGTLAKVEDMLPTTRKRWRKAEDGSGELEEYWDLVFPDDEKEANPTSFKFFQAAQAWAQQRAGQGEEGGLSYDLPSDSEGENEDEDEDEDHREEEGMDQD from the exons ATGGCAGGAAGAGATCCAAGAGACCGTGCTCCAAGAGTGCGCAACAGAGCACCGGCTGCCGTACAG ATTACAGCAGAGCAGCTCTTGAGGGAAGCACAAGAACGACAAGAGCCTGCGATCCAAGCACCCAAACAGCGTGTTCAGGATTTGGAGGAGCTTTCAGAGTTTCAGGCGAGGAAAAGAACCGAGTTCGAGTCAAGGATCAGATACTCAAGGGACAGTATACTGG CGTGGACCAAATATGCTCAATGGGAAGCCAGCCAGAATGAGTACGAGCGATCAAGATCAGTGTTTGAACGAGCGTTGGATGTTGATCCTAGATCAGTGGACCTCTGG ATTAAGTACACCGACATGGAGCTGAAAGCTCGAAACATAAACCACGCTCGGAATCTTTTTGACAGAGCTAtcacccttcttccccgTGTTGACGCA CTTTGGTACAAATATGTCTATCTTGAAGAACTCCTTCTCAATGTTTCAGGTGCTCGTCAAATCTTTGAGAGGTGGATGCAGTGGGAGCCCAATGACAAGGCTTGGCAAAGTTACATCAAGCTTGAAGAACGTTATAATGAGCTGGATCGGGCTTCCGCCATTTACGAGCGCTGGATTGCCTGCCGCCCGATTCCCAAGAACTGGGTGACTTGGGCCAAGTTTGAAGAGGACAGGGGCCAGCCAGACAAGGCTCGGGAGGTTTTCCAGACGGCTTTGGAGTTCTTCGGGGACGAGGAGGAGCAGGTCGAGAAAGCCCAGTCGTTATTCGCCGCGTTCGCAAGGATGGAAACCAGATTGAAGGAATTTGAAAGGGCGAGAGTGATTTACAAGTTTGCCTTGGCAAGATTGCCTAGATCAAAGTCTGCGAGCT TATATGCCCAGTATACCAAATTCGAGAAGCAAC ATGGTGATCGTTCTGGTGTTGAACTCACTGTTCTGGGCAAACGGCGCATTCAGTACGAGGAAGAACTGGCTTATGATCCTACAAACTATGATGCGTGGTTTTCTCTTGCTAGATTAGAGGAGGATGCCTATCGAGCGGACAGAGAAGACGGCGAAAACGTTGAGCCAACGCGGGTTCGAGAAGTGTATGAGAGGGCTGTGGCCAATGTCCCTCCTGCGTTGGAAAAAAGATACTGGAGAAGATATATTTACT TATGGTTGCAATATGCCGCATTCGAGGAGATCGACACGAAGGACTACGACCGGGTGCGGGATGTCTACAAAGCAGCCGTTAAGCTCGTGCCGCATAAAACCTTCACTTTTGCCAAG CTTTGGCTGGCCTATGCTTACTTCGAAATTCGTCGACTTGATGTCTCAGCGGCCCGTAAAGTTCTCGGTGCTGGTATCGGCATGTGCCCCAAACCGAAGCTCTTCACAGGCTATATTGAGTTGGAGATGCGGCTACGAGAGTTTGATAGGGTTCGAACATTGTACGAGAAGTTCTTGACT TATGACCCTTCCCTCAGTTCTGCCTGGATACAATGGACTCAAGTCGAATCTGCCGTCGAGGATTTCGAACGTGTTCGGGCAATTTTCGAACTCGCTGTGCAACAATCTCTGGATATGCCTGAAATCGTCTGGAAAGCATACATTGACTTCGAAGCTGGCGAGGGTGAACGCGAACGTGCTCGTAATTTGTACGAGCGCTTGCTCGAACGTACTTCTCACGTCAAAGTCTGGATTTCATACGCACTCATGGAGATTGCGACGCTTGGTGggggagaggatgaagacgGCATTGAGATTGAAGGCGAGGCTGGGAACGCTGACTTGGCGAGGCAAGTGTTTGAAAGGGGTTATAAGGACTTGCGAGCGAAGGGTGAAAAAGAGGATAGGGCCGTATTACTCGAATCTTGGAAGAGTTTCGAGCAGGAACATGGCGACGAAGGGACGTTGGCCAAGGTAGAGGATATGTTACCCACAACTCgaaagagatggaggaaggcGGAGGACGGGAGTGGAGAGTTGGAGGAATACTGGGACTTAGTATTTCCTGACGACGAAAAGGAAGCGAACCCGACCAGTTTCAAGTTCTTCCAGGCTGCCCAAGCTTGGGCGCAACAGCGTGCTGGGcagggagaagaaggcggTTTATCATACGATTTGCCGTCAGATTCAGAGGGTGAAAATGAGGACGAAgacgaggacgaggaccatagggaagaagagggaatGGACCAGGATTAA